One Amorphoplanes digitatis genomic window carries:
- a CDS encoding LysR family transcriptional regulator, translating into MTPTQLRAYSAVVRLGSVKQAAAQLEVSESAVSLHIGQLRRELGDQLFSRTAAGLAFTPGGLRLASRAAELLGLQDRTVLEVSAAGRGRRLLRVASSSLFAEHAAPGLIELFAKRAADLDVELSVRDPEQFDTLLLTRTVDIAIGPQPAVVDPALTCRPVMNHRIVLVVGPSHPLAGLPAGPQRLREQIWLMGPSATGTGAVPALLRRLGVPEDRQRIFQSHAAALEEAKRGKGVAAGLSFTVAQDVARGHLVQLTGSQVAFDAVWHSLMLTEQGGPTAAAELSRFAATPRAIQAMMRGAGVTVGHFRPSIHVTLWS; encoded by the coding sequence ATGACGCCCACGCAGTTGCGGGCGTACTCGGCCGTCGTGCGACTCGGGTCCGTCAAGCAGGCCGCCGCCCAGCTCGAGGTCTCCGAGTCGGCGGTCTCGCTGCACATCGGCCAGCTCCGCCGCGAGCTGGGCGACCAGCTCTTCTCCCGGACCGCGGCGGGCCTTGCCTTCACACCGGGCGGGCTGCGCCTGGCGAGCCGCGCCGCGGAGCTGCTCGGGCTGCAGGACCGCACCGTCCTCGAGGTCAGCGCGGCCGGTCGCGGGCGCCGGCTGCTGCGGGTGGCGTCGTCGAGCCTGTTCGCCGAGCACGCGGCGCCCGGCCTGATCGAGCTGTTCGCCAAGCGGGCGGCGGATCTCGACGTGGAGCTCAGCGTGCGCGACCCGGAACAGTTCGACACGCTGCTGCTGACCCGCACTGTCGACATCGCGATCGGCCCGCAGCCGGCGGTGGTCGACCCGGCACTGACCTGCCGTCCGGTGATGAACCACCGGATCGTGCTTGTCGTCGGTCCGTCGCACCCGCTGGCCGGGTTGCCGGCCGGACCGCAGCGGCTGCGGGAGCAGATCTGGCTGATGGGCCCGTCGGCGACGGGCACGGGCGCGGTGCCGGCGCTGCTGCGCCGGCTGGGCGTGCCGGAGGACCGCCAGCGGATCTTCCAGAGCCACGCGGCGGCGCTGGAGGAGGCGAAGCGCGGCAAGGGCGTCGCGGCCGGCCTGTCGTTCACGGTGGCGCAGGACGTGGCGCGCGGGCACCTGGTGCAGCTGACCGGGTCGCAGGTGGCGTTCGACGCGGTCTGGCACTCGCTGATGCTCACCGAGCAGGGCGGCCCGACGGCCGCGGCGGAGCTGAGCCGGTTCGCGGCGACGCCCCGCGCGATCCAGGCCATGATGCGCGGCGCGGGCGTCACCGTCGGTCACTTCCGGCCGTCGATCCACGTGACCCTCTGGAGCTGA
- a CDS encoding serine/threonine protein kinase, which yields MSDERTSPLRPLDPRKLGSYELLGRLGEGGMGTVYLARSAAGVLVAVKMVRADLAPDDEFRRRFRSEVNRVREVPPFCTAEVLDADPDHEQPYLVVEYVDGPSLAEVVEGRGPLTASNLHSVAIGVATALTAIHGAGIIHRDLKPRNVLLAPGSPKVIDFGIARAMEATSAHTRTDQMVGTVAYMAPERFGSDTPLTPAADVFAWGGVVAYAGTGRTPFSADSPPATAARILTQPPDLSGLSGPLRDLIGHALEKDPANRPSARELLDLLITGPQRPAAAGAALDHQPGLRIAAEEAQAVTGYHPARQLTAAAAASNLVGYDENSIVTQPVPSSPAGPTTPFSHDPTPRRPWVLPAAVGLLVVALLAVAGLAATYLPRDGEPGTTVTTSPTAEVEPVVNALLEDPLLQQRLWQPSSDAGEGASCSFDGGLVVRRETRGVFRCRGPEDAEPDDLQAEVELRLLTPDSCGSIWMRFSGYRGYQVRVCEHNVYVGTHKSNEMKVYKTFPLDDNAIGVGAPPTRITVSIVGETLEVLRDGELVGSVPVQDPDIAGGRVVLGIYTERNAPVQGPYSVAFNDIKVWPISR from the coding sequence ATGTCGGACGAGCGGACCAGCCCGCTGCGCCCACTCGACCCTCGTAAGCTCGGTTCTTACGAGCTGCTCGGCCGCCTCGGTGAGGGCGGCATGGGCACGGTCTACCTGGCCCGCAGCGCCGCCGGTGTGCTGGTCGCCGTCAAGATGGTCCGCGCCGACCTGGCGCCGGACGACGAGTTCCGGCGCCGGTTCCGCAGCGAGGTCAACCGGGTCCGCGAGGTGCCGCCGTTCTGCACCGCCGAGGTGCTCGACGCCGACCCCGACCACGAGCAGCCCTACCTGGTCGTCGAGTACGTGGACGGCCCGAGCCTCGCCGAGGTCGTCGAGGGGCGCGGCCCGCTCACCGCCTCCAACCTGCACAGCGTCGCGATCGGGGTGGCCACCGCGCTGACGGCGATCCACGGCGCCGGGATCATCCACCGCGACCTGAAGCCGCGCAACGTGCTGCTCGCGCCGGGCAGCCCGAAGGTCATCGACTTCGGCATCGCCCGGGCGATGGAGGCGACGAGCGCGCACACCCGCACCGATCAGATGGTCGGGACGGTCGCCTACATGGCGCCCGAGCGGTTCGGCTCGGACACCCCGCTCACCCCGGCCGCGGACGTCTTCGCCTGGGGCGGCGTCGTCGCGTACGCGGGCACCGGGCGCACCCCGTTCAGCGCGGACTCGCCGCCCGCCACCGCGGCCCGGATCCTCACCCAGCCGCCGGACCTGTCCGGCCTGTCCGGCCCGCTGCGCGACCTCATCGGGCACGCGCTGGAGAAGGACCCGGCCAACCGGCCCAGCGCCCGCGAGCTGCTCGATCTGCTGATCACCGGGCCGCAGCGGCCGGCCGCCGCCGGCGCCGCCCTGGACCACCAGCCCGGGCTGCGGATCGCCGCCGAGGAGGCGCAGGCGGTCACCGGCTACCACCCGGCCCGCCAGCTGACCGCGGCCGCGGCGGCGTCGAACCTGGTCGGCTACGACGAGAACTCGATCGTCACCCAGCCGGTGCCGAGCTCGCCGGCCGGTCCGACGACCCCGTTCAGCCACGACCCCACGCCGCGCCGCCCGTGGGTGCTGCCGGCCGCCGTCGGCCTCCTGGTGGTCGCGCTCCTCGCCGTCGCCGGCCTGGCGGCGACGTACCTGCCGCGCGACGGCGAGCCCGGCACCACGGTCACGACCAGCCCGACGGCCGAGGTCGAACCGGTGGTGAACGCGCTGCTGGAGGACCCGCTGCTGCAACAGCGGCTGTGGCAGCCGTCGTCGGACGCCGGCGAGGGTGCGAGCTGCTCGTTCGACGGCGGCCTCGTCGTGCGCCGCGAGACCCGCGGGGTCTTCCGCTGCCGCGGGCCGGAGGACGCCGAGCCCGACGACCTGCAGGCCGAGGTCGAACTCCGCCTGCTGACGCCGGACAGCTGCGGCTCGATCTGGATGCGCTTCAGTGGCTACCGCGGCTATCAGGTCCGGGTTTGCGAGCACAACGTCTACGTCGGCACGCACAAGTCGAACGAGATGAAGGTCTACAAGACCTTCCCGCTGGACGACAACGCGATCGGCGTCGGCGCACCGCCGACCCGGATCACGGTCAGCATCGTCGGCGAGACGCTCGAGGTGCTGCGCGACGGCGAGCTGGTGGGCAGCGTGCCGGTGCAGGACCCGGACATCGCCGGCGGCCGGGTGGTGCTCGGCATCTACACCGAGCGCAACGCGCCGGTCCAGGGGCCGTACTCGGTCGCCTTCAACGACATCAAGGTCTGGCCGATCAGCCGCTGA
- a CDS encoding Tex family protein produces the protein MTTTIHQRIAQELGVREGQVTAAVDLLDGGATVPFIARYRKEVTGTLDDQQLRTLEERLGYLRELEDRRAAVLESIRSQGKLDDALEAQILGAESKARLEDIYLPFKPKRRTRAQIAREAGLEPLADLLVADATRDPKAEAAAYVDADKGVADVAAALDGARAILVERFAEDPDLIGELRERMWTKGRLIAKVRDGKQTDGAKFADYFDFAEPFTKLPSHRILAMFRGEKEDVLDLTMEPEEGAEDGAPSSFEASVAGRFAISDHGRAGDRWLLDTVRWAWRTRILIHLGADLRVRLWQAAEEEAVRVFAANLRDLLLAAPAGTRATMGLDPGFRTGVKVAVVDGTGKCVATSTIYPHVPQNKWDQSLHTLATLAREHNVDLVAIGNGTASRETDRLAADLIKLHPGLGLTKVMVSEAGASVYSASAYASQELPGMDVSLRGAVSIARRLQDPLAELVKIDPRSIGVGQYQHDLSEMKLSKSLDAVVEDCVNAVGVDVNTASAPLLTRVSGIGAGLAENIVLHRDANGPFRNRSEIKKVARLGPKAFEQCAGFLRIPGGDDPLDASSVHPESYPVVRTILAAAGGDLKTVIGNSPLLRALRPEEFVTGTVGLPTVTDILRELEKPGRDPRPAFTTATFAEGVEKIADLRPGMILEGVVTNVAAFGAFVDVGVHQDGLVHVSALSNTFVKDPREVVKSGDVVKVRVVEVDEARKRISLTMRLEDKPEQRGPREPREPRQGGGQRSGGQGGGQQRQGGGQPRQGGGQRQPRQGGGQAGGQRSGGGRGQGPAGGDFNGGAMADALRRAGLTKD, from the coding sequence GTGACGACCACCATCCATCAGCGCATTGCCCAGGAGCTCGGGGTCCGCGAGGGCCAGGTGACGGCCGCGGTCGACCTGCTGGACGGCGGCGCCACGGTGCCGTTCATCGCCCGTTACCGCAAGGAGGTCACCGGCACCCTCGACGACCAGCAGCTGCGCACGCTCGAGGAGCGGCTCGGCTACCTGCGTGAGCTCGAGGACCGCCGCGCCGCCGTGCTCGAGTCGATCCGCTCGCAGGGCAAGCTCGACGACGCCCTCGAGGCGCAGATCCTCGGCGCCGAGTCCAAGGCCCGCCTCGAGGACATCTACCTGCCGTTCAAGCCCAAGCGCCGCACCCGGGCGCAGATCGCGCGCGAGGCCGGCCTGGAGCCCCTCGCCGACCTGCTGGTCGCCGACGCGACCCGGGACCCCAAGGCGGAGGCGGCGGCCTACGTGGACGCCGACAAGGGCGTCGCGGACGTGGCGGCCGCCCTCGACGGCGCCCGGGCGATCCTCGTCGAGCGCTTCGCCGAGGACCCCGACCTCATCGGTGAGCTGCGCGAGCGCATGTGGACCAAGGGCCGGCTGATCGCCAAGGTGCGCGACGGCAAGCAGACCGACGGCGCCAAGTTCGCCGACTACTTCGACTTCGCCGAGCCGTTCACCAAGCTGCCCTCGCACCGCATCCTCGCCATGTTCCGCGGTGAGAAGGAGGACGTCCTCGACCTGACCATGGAGCCGGAGGAGGGCGCCGAGGACGGCGCGCCGTCGTCCTTCGAGGCGTCGGTGGCCGGCCGGTTCGCCATCTCCGACCACGGCCGCGCCGGCGACCGGTGGCTGCTCGACACGGTCCGCTGGGCGTGGCGCACCCGGATCCTGATCCACCTCGGCGCCGACCTGCGGGTCCGGCTCTGGCAGGCGGCCGAGGAGGAGGCCGTGCGGGTCTTCGCCGCCAACCTGCGCGACCTGCTGCTCGCCGCGCCGGCCGGCACCCGGGCGACCATGGGGCTCGACCCCGGTTTCCGCACCGGCGTCAAGGTCGCGGTCGTCGACGGGACCGGCAAGTGCGTCGCGACCTCGACGATCTACCCGCACGTGCCGCAGAACAAGTGGGACCAGTCGCTGCACACCCTGGCCACCCTCGCCCGGGAGCACAACGTCGACCTGGTCGCGATCGGCAACGGCACCGCTTCGCGGGAGACCGACCGGCTGGCGGCCGACCTGATCAAGCTGCACCCCGGCCTCGGGCTGACCAAGGTCATGGTCTCCGAGGCGGGCGCGTCGGTCTACTCGGCCTCGGCGTACGCGTCGCAGGAGCTGCCCGGCATGGACGTCTCGCTGCGCGGCGCGGTCTCCATCGCCCGCCGCCTCCAGGACCCCCTGGCCGAGCTGGTGAAGATCGACCCGCGCTCGATCGGCGTCGGGCAGTACCAGCACGACCTGTCCGAGATGAAGCTCTCCAAGTCGCTCGACGCGGTGGTCGAGGACTGCGTCAACGCGGTCGGCGTCGACGTCAACACGGCGTCCGCTCCCCTGCTGACCCGGGTCTCCGGCATCGGCGCGGGCCTGGCGGAGAACATCGTGCTGCACCGCGACGCCAACGGCCCGTTCCGGAACCGCTCGGAGATCAAGAAGGTCGCCCGGCTCGGCCCCAAGGCGTTCGAGCAGTGCGCCGGCTTCCTGCGCATCCCCGGTGGCGACGACCCGCTGGACGCCTCCAGCGTGCACCCCGAGTCCTACCCGGTGGTCCGCACGATCCTGGCGGCGGCCGGCGGCGACCTCAAGACGGTGATCGGCAACAGCCCACTGCTGCGCGCCCTGCGCCCGGAGGAGTTCGTCACCGGCACCGTCGGCCTGCCGACCGTCACCGACATCCTGCGCGAGCTGGAGAAGCCGGGGCGCGACCCGCGGCCGGCGTTCACCACGGCCACGTTCGCCGAGGGCGTCGAGAAGATCGCCGATCTGCGGCCGGGCATGATCCTGGAGGGCGTGGTCACCAACGTGGCGGCGTTCGGCGCGTTCGTCGACGTCGGCGTCCACCAGGACGGCCTGGTGCACGTGTCGGCGCTGTCGAACACGTTCGTCAAGGATCCCCGCGAGGTGGTGAAGTCCGGCGACGTCGTCAAGGTTCGGGTCGTCGAGGTCGACGAGGCCCGCAAGCGGATCTCGCTGACGATGCGGCTCGAGGACAAGCCGGAGCAGCGCGGCCCGCGCGAGCCGCGCGAGCCACGCCAGGGCGGCGGCCAGCGCTCCGGCGGCCAGGGCGGCGGCCAGCAACGGCAGGGCGGCGGCCAGCCTCGCCAGGGTGGCGGCCAGCGGCAGCCCCGCCAGGGCGGCGGCCAAGCCGGCGGGCAGCGCTCCGGCGGCGGCCGCGGGCAGGGCCCGGCGGGCGGCGACTTCAACGGCGGCGCGATGGCCGACGCGCTACGGCGCGCGGGTCTGACGAAGGACTGA
- a CDS encoding zinc-binding dehydrogenase — MHAAMWYGTRDVRWEERPDPAIQLPTDAVVRVVAACVCGSDLWTYRGARPPADPHPIGHEFVGVVEETGAAVSTLNAGDFVISPFSISDGTCAHCRRGVTTSCAQLQWYGGRDRDGRVLDGGQGRYVRVPLADGTLVATPGLPDTGQIPALLALSDVLVTGHHAAVSGGAGPGRTVAVVGDGAVGLCAVLASVRLGAERVIAFSSHADRQEVATRFGATDIIAARGDEGAAALHDLLAGEGADAVLECVGNKQSMAQAVASVRPGGTVGYVGVPLGGAELPIQKMFDDNIAVAGGVAPVRPYLPELLADVLAGTLDASAVFDLHLPMEEVAQAYAAMDERRSIKTLLWP; from the coding sequence ATGCATGCTGCCATGTGGTACGGCACCCGGGACGTCCGCTGGGAGGAGCGCCCCGATCCGGCGATCCAGCTGCCGACGGACGCCGTCGTCCGGGTCGTCGCGGCCTGCGTCTGCGGCTCGGACCTGTGGACGTACCGGGGCGCACGGCCGCCCGCCGACCCGCACCCGATCGGCCACGAGTTCGTCGGCGTGGTCGAGGAGACCGGCGCCGCGGTGAGCACGCTGAACGCCGGCGACTTCGTCATCTCGCCGTTCTCGATCAGCGACGGCACCTGCGCGCACTGCCGGCGGGGCGTCACCACGTCGTGCGCACAGCTCCAGTGGTACGGCGGCCGGGACCGCGACGGCCGGGTCCTCGACGGCGGGCAGGGCCGGTACGTGCGGGTGCCGCTCGCCGACGGCACGCTCGTCGCGACACCGGGCCTGCCCGACACCGGCCAGATACCCGCCCTGCTCGCCCTCTCCGACGTGCTGGTCACCGGCCACCACGCCGCCGTGTCCGGTGGCGCCGGCCCCGGCCGCACGGTGGCGGTCGTCGGCGACGGCGCCGTCGGCCTGTGCGCGGTGCTCGCCTCCGTCCGGCTCGGCGCGGAGCGGGTGATCGCCTTCTCGTCGCACGCCGACCGGCAGGAGGTCGCCACCCGCTTCGGCGCGACCGACATCATCGCGGCCCGCGGCGACGAGGGCGCCGCGGCCCTGCACGACCTGCTCGCCGGCGAGGGCGCGGACGCGGTGCTCGAGTGCGTGGGCAACAAGCAGTCGATGGCGCAGGCGGTGGCCTCGGTGCGCCCGGGCGGCACCGTCGGCTACGTCGGCGTGCCGCTGGGCGGCGCCGAGCTCCCGATCCAGAAGATGTTCGACGACAACATCGCGGTGGCCGGCGGCGTCGCGCCGGTCCGGCCCTACCTGCCGGAGCTGCTTGCCGACGTGCTCGCCGGCACGCTGGACGCCAGCGCCGTCTTCGACCTGCACCTGCCCATGGAGGAGGTCGCGCAGGCGTACGCCGCGATGGACGAGCGCCGGTCGATCAAGACGCTGCTGTGGCCCTGA
- a CDS encoding helix-turn-helix transcriptional regulator, whose translation MVGRAGALDELRGAWERVDARRRCVPAVVTGLPGTGKSTLVAAALQVTTPQVVLSGSARLHSPAPYDWLAAVLAGLGPRPDLPVPPDALAWLAQDPDVPRERYTPDALLRLAVATVRTLVAGRPAVLVVEDLHALDPASLNLIGELAGAELPALLLVTSRPPDAAVSPLLTARVLARLSGAPGAVRQHLGALTAGQVAQILEHVYEDSRPPADVAEAVWRRTGGNPYRLTELLAMAGGPEALADATLPTYLQEQPDLTAREREVIGCLAEGMSNKQIARALGISVRTVTVHVSNLLRKTGAVSRTEAALWAVQRDLRATAAS comes from the coding sequence ATGGTGGGACGAGCGGGCGCGCTGGATGAGCTCCGGGGCGCCTGGGAGCGCGTGGACGCGCGCCGCAGGTGCGTTCCCGCCGTGGTCACCGGCCTGCCCGGCACCGGCAAGAGCACCCTGGTCGCGGCCGCTTTGCAGGTCACGACCCCGCAGGTGGTGCTCTCCGGCTCGGCGCGGCTGCACTCGCCCGCGCCCTACGACTGGCTGGCGGCGGTGCTGGCCGGGCTCGGCCCCCGCCCCGACCTGCCCGTGCCGCCGGACGCGCTGGCCTGGCTGGCGCAGGACCCCGATGTCCCCCGGGAGCGTTACACGCCCGACGCGCTGCTGCGGCTCGCCGTCGCCACGGTGCGGACGCTCGTGGCCGGCCGTCCGGCCGTACTCGTGGTGGAGGATCTCCACGCGCTCGACCCGGCCAGCCTGAACCTGATCGGCGAGCTGGCCGGCGCGGAGCTGCCGGCCCTGCTGCTGGTGACCAGCCGGCCGCCGGACGCGGCGGTCTCCCCGCTGCTCACGGCCCGGGTTCTCGCCCGCCTGTCGGGGGCGCCCGGCGCCGTGCGCCAGCACCTGGGTGCCCTGACCGCCGGGCAGGTGGCCCAGATCCTCGAACACGTGTACGAGGACAGCCGCCCGCCGGCCGACGTCGCCGAGGCGGTGTGGCGCCGCACCGGCGGCAACCCCTACCGGCTGACCGAGCTGCTCGCGATGGCGGGCGGACCGGAGGCGCTCGCCGACGCCACGCTGCCGACCTACCTCCAGGAGCAGCCGGACCTGACCGCCCGCGAGCGGGAGGTGATCGGCTGCCTGGCCGAGGGCATGTCCAACAAGCAGATCGCCCGGGCGCTGGGCATCTCGGTGCGCACGGTCACCGTGCACGTCTCCAACCTGCTGCGCAAGACCGGGGCGGTCTCCCGCACCGAGGCGGCGCTGTGGGCGGTTCAGCGCGACCTCAGGGCCACAGCAGCGTCTTGA
- a CDS encoding PP2C family protein-serine/threonine phosphatase, protein MSVVLRAVAASDQGLVRSNNEDAVFVGARLLVVADGMGGLPAGELASDILVRTLADVDALPDTGEPLQDLIAALDTANGRIEAAVADDDTRDGMGTTVTTLLLSGDRLAALNVGDSRCYLSRDGEMTQLTRDDTYVQALVDQGVLTPSDARRHPQRALVTQAVQGGPFRPAGRMVPVRVGDRFLLCSDGLSDYVEDEVIATTLRSYPDRQVCAAELIARTLEAGAPDNVSVIVADIEEG, encoded by the coding sequence ATGAGTGTCGTGCTTCGTGCGGTGGCCGCCTCCGACCAGGGCCTGGTCAGGTCGAACAACGAGGACGCCGTCTTCGTGGGCGCCCGGCTGCTGGTGGTCGCCGACGGCATGGGCGGGCTGCCGGCCGGTGAACTGGCCAGCGACATCCTGGTCCGCACCCTGGCCGACGTAGACGCCCTGCCGGACACCGGCGAGCCGCTACAGGACCTGATCGCGGCCCTGGACACGGCGAACGGGCGGATCGAGGCCGCCGTCGCGGACGACGACACCCGCGACGGCATGGGCACGACGGTCACCACGCTGCTGCTGTCGGGCGACCGGCTGGCGGCGCTCAACGTCGGTGACTCGCGCTGCTACCTGAGCCGCGACGGGGAGATGACGCAGCTCACCCGCGACGACACGTACGTGCAGGCGCTGGTGGATCAGGGCGTGCTGACGCCGTCCGACGCCCGGCGGCACCCGCAGCGGGCGCTGGTGACCCAGGCGGTGCAGGGCGGGCCGTTCCGCCCGGCCGGTCGGATGGTGCCGGTACGGGTCGGCGACCGTTTCCTGCTGTGCAGCGACGGCCTGAGCGACTACGTCGAGGACGAGGTGATCGCCACGACCCTGCGCTCGTACCCGGATCGGCAGGTGTGCGCGGCCGAGCTGATCGCCCGGACGCTGGAGGCCGGCGCCCCGGACAACGTCTCCGTGATCGTCGCGGACATCGAAGAGGGCTGA
- a CDS encoding GNAT family N-acetyltransferase gives MLITTERLVLRRFRAGDAETLAAYRSAPEVAVYQSWRAPYPLERARYAIETMAAADPEQPGWFQYAIELKDGREHIGDVGVNLNDNLMQAEIGYTLAPRRQGHGYATEAVRAVLDHLFRVRGLHKVSAECDARNVASARVLERLGFTREGLLRRHTWTKDEWTDDLIYGLLRTEYLGPAAAS, from the coding sequence GTGCTGATCACGACCGAGCGGCTGGTGCTGCGCCGCTTCCGCGCGGGCGACGCGGAGACCCTCGCGGCGTACCGGTCGGCGCCGGAGGTGGCGGTCTACCAGTCGTGGCGGGCGCCGTACCCGCTGGAGCGTGCCCGCTACGCGATCGAGACGATGGCCGCGGCCGATCCGGAGCAGCCCGGCTGGTTCCAGTACGCGATCGAGCTCAAGGACGGTCGCGAGCACATCGGCGACGTCGGGGTGAACCTGAACGACAACCTCATGCAGGCCGAGATCGGCTACACCCTCGCACCGCGGCGGCAGGGGCACGGCTACGCCACCGAGGCGGTCCGGGCCGTGCTCGACCACCTCTTCCGGGTGCGCGGCCTGCACAAGGTCTCGGCGGAGTGCGACGCCCGCAACGTGGCGTCGGCCCGGGTGCTGGAGCGCCTGGGCTTCACCCGCGAGGGCCTGCTGCGCCGGCACACCTGGACCAAGGACGAATGGACGGATGACCTGATCTACGGCCTGCTGCGGACGGAATATCTCGGACCGGCCGCCGCGTCCTGA
- a CDS encoding VOC family protein, translated as MAIRLNPYISFLGGDARAAMEFYHSVFGGTLTINTFGEYGAPDPSLADKVMHGMLEAEGGLTLMAADSPPGMEHTAGNNISVSLSGDDADTLRDWWAKLSEGGTVSVPLEKQMWGDEFGSCRDRFGIEWMVNIGAPRP; from the coding sequence ATGGCCATTCGACTGAACCCCTACATCTCCTTCCTCGGCGGCGATGCCCGCGCCGCGATGGAGTTCTACCACTCCGTCTTCGGCGGGACGCTCACCATCAACACCTTCGGTGAATACGGCGCACCCGACCCCTCGCTGGCCGACAAGGTCATGCACGGCATGCTCGAGGCCGAGGGCGGGCTCACGCTGATGGCCGCCGACTCGCCGCCCGGCATGGAGCACACGGCCGGCAACAACATCTCCGTCAGCCTCAGCGGGGACGACGCCGACACGCTGCGCGATTGGTGGGCGAAGCTCTCCGAGGGCGGCACGGTGAGCGTGCCGCTGGAGAAGCAGATGTGGGGCGACGAGTTCGGCTCCTGCCGCGACCGCTTCGGCATCGAATGGATGGTCAACATCGGCGCGCCCCGGCCCTGA